From the Halichoerus grypus chromosome 3, mHalGry1.hap1.1, whole genome shotgun sequence genome, one window contains:
- the CNOT7 gene encoding CCR4-NOT transcription complex subunit 7, which translates to MPAATVDHSQRICEVWACNLDEEMKKIRQVIRKYNYVAMDTEFPGVVARPIGEFRSNADYQYQLLRCNVDLLKIIQLGLTFMNEQGEYPPGTSTWQFNFKFNLTEDMYAQDSIELLTTSGIQFKKHEEEGIETQYFAELLMTSGVVLCEGVKWLSFHSGYDFGYLIKILTNSNLPEEELDFFEILRLFFPVIYDVKYLMKSCKNLKGGLQEVAEQLELERIGPQHQAGSDSLLTGMAFFKMREMFFEDHIDDAKYCGHLYGLGSGSSYVQNGTGNAYEEEANKQS; encoded by the exons ATGCCAGCAGCAACTGTAGATCATAGCCAAAGAATTTGTGAAGTTTGGGCTTGCAACCTGgatgaagagatgaagaaaattcGTCAAGTTATCAGAAAATATAATTACGTTGCTATG GACACCGAGTTTCCAGGTGTGGTTGCAAGACCTATTGGAGAATTCAGGAGCAATGCTGACTATCAGTACCAACTATTGCGATGTAATGTAGACTTGTTAAAGATAATTCAGCTAGGACTGACATTTATGAATGAGCAAGGAGAATATCCTCCAGGAACTTCAACTTGgcagtttaattttaaatttaatttgac GGAGGACATGTATGCCCAGGACTCTATAGAGCTACTAACAACATCTGGCATCCAGTTTAAAAAACATGAGGAGGAAGGAATTGAGACCCAGTACTTTGCAGAACTTCTTATGACATCAGGAGTGGTCCTCTGCGAAGGGGTCAAATGGTTATCATTTCATAG TGGTTATGACTTTGGCTATTTAATCAAAATCCTGACCAACTCTAACTTGCCTGAAGAAGAACTTGACTTCTTTGAGATCCTTCGATTATTTTTTCCTGTCATTTATGATGTGAAGTACCTCATGAAGAGCTGCAAAAATCTCAAA ggTGGTTTACAGGAAGTTGCTGAACAGTTAGAGCTGGAACGGATAGGACCACAGCATCAAGCGGGATCTGATTCGTTGCTCACAGGAATGGCCTTTTTCAAAATGAGAGAA ATGTTCTTTGAAGATCATATTGATGATGCCAAATATTGTGGTCATTTGTATGGCCTTGGTTCTGGTTCATCCTATGTACAGAATGGCACAGGGAATGCATATGAAGAGGAAGCCAACAAGCAGTCATGA